In Priestia megaterium NBRC 15308 = ATCC 14581, the following proteins share a genomic window:
- a CDS encoding YhcN/YlaJ family sporulation lipoprotein, with protein sequence MLNSYVATSLAFACMMGLGACNNKDQGMEQRYTDTTQPVGYHTNEKANEHRVDNPKGPMTEVLDGNGTPNYPLNVSDGRFDNPTNPYGNINNTNDRTNGVANMYYGEDYPRDFTEKVADRAASVKGVENSRAVVRGDQLLVAVDPAKDINNGRLKQNVLDKVKPIAKDYNVQVKVDHDVFMNARSLDDDIRNGKDRNTIQTNFNGLFESVDENVNHKHR encoded by the coding sequence ATGTTGAATAGTTATGTAGCAACTTCTTTAGCTTTCGCATGTATGATGGGACTTGGCGCTTGCAATAACAAAGACCAAGGTATGGAACAGCGCTATACAGATACGACACAGCCTGTTGGGTATCATACAAATGAAAAAGCGAATGAACATCGCGTAGATAATCCGAAAGGTCCAATGACTGAAGTTTTAGATGGGAATGGAACACCTAATTATCCGTTAAACGTAAGTGATGGACGTTTTGATAATCCGACAAACCCTTATGGAAACATCAATAATACAAATGATCGTACAAATGGCGTTGCTAATATGTATTATGGTGAAGATTATCCAAGAGACTTTACGGAAAAAGTGGCTGATCGGGCTGCAAGCGTTAAAGGTGTAGAAAATAGTCGCGCCGTTGTCCGTGGAGATCAGCTATTAGTTGCTGTGGATCCGGCCAAAGACATAAATAACGGCCGTTTAAAACAAAACGTGCTCGATAAAGTAAAGCCTATTGCAAAGGACTACAATGTTCAAGTAAAAGTAGATCATGATGTATTTATGAACGCTCGCTCTCTTGATGACGATATTCGAAATGGAAAAGACCGTAATACGATTCAAACTAATTTCAATGGTCTATTTGAATCAGTCGATGAGAATGTCAATCATAAACATCGTTAA
- the nadB gene encoding L-aspartate oxidase: MLETDVLIIGSGLAAFSAAYELCRHNRVVMVTKGKLDRNNSVLAQGGVAAAIGSSDHWSEHLYDTLVAGNKHCNEQAVRTLVEEGAAVVNELIHKGMKFDKNPDGTLHFGKEGAHRTNRILHAGGDATGQALFAFLKKAVLPYITVIENEMIQHLITVDGTCRGAIGQGENNKITIYHARQTVIATGGIGALYKHTSNQPLATGDGLALAYRAGAKLADLEFVQFHPTLLYQKEAKGLVSEAVRGEGGVLVNEWNERIMEGVHPFKDLAPRDVVARTIFNEMKKGRSVFLDIEKVAHFQQKFPTITALCRKYKIQLDKKRIPVTPGAHFLMGGIEVDGYGQTSVEGLYAVGEVSFTGVHGANRLASNSLLECLVFGKRTGRHILHKARTISRYPPVRYVYKGMPKILPATKQIQHKMMDCVGIIRHENELATIVHEFTNHLDGIPLDQEVIYSREAATICNMLTAGLLIAESSLARKESRGGHYRSDFPHEKQEWEHKRIIKQSAISTKQSLIL, encoded by the coding sequence ATGTTAGAGACGGATGTTTTAATTATTGGAAGCGGATTAGCAGCGTTTTCTGCAGCTTATGAACTGTGTCGTCATAACAGAGTTGTAATGGTAACGAAAGGGAAACTTGACCGCAATAACTCAGTTCTTGCTCAAGGCGGAGTAGCAGCTGCTATTGGAAGCAGCGATCACTGGAGTGAACATCTCTATGATACGTTGGTTGCGGGCAATAAGCATTGCAATGAACAAGCGGTACGCACTTTAGTGGAAGAAGGTGCGGCTGTAGTAAATGAATTGATTCATAAAGGAATGAAGTTTGATAAAAATCCAGATGGTACGCTGCATTTTGGAAAAGAAGGAGCCCATCGTACGAATCGTATTCTGCATGCAGGTGGGGATGCAACAGGACAAGCGCTGTTCGCTTTTTTGAAAAAAGCAGTACTGCCATATATTACAGTCATTGAAAACGAAATGATTCAGCATTTAATAACTGTAGATGGAACGTGCAGAGGTGCTATCGGACAAGGTGAAAACAACAAAATTACTATATATCATGCTCGTCAAACGGTTATTGCTACCGGAGGAATCGGCGCTTTGTACAAGCATACATCTAACCAGCCGCTGGCGACAGGAGATGGGCTAGCGCTTGCGTACAGGGCTGGAGCAAAATTAGCGGACTTAGAATTTGTTCAGTTTCATCCGACGCTTTTGTATCAAAAGGAAGCGAAAGGTCTAGTATCCGAAGCGGTTCGAGGCGAAGGTGGCGTACTGGTAAATGAATGGAATGAACGCATAATGGAAGGAGTTCATCCCTTTAAGGATTTAGCACCGCGAGATGTTGTAGCAAGGACAATTTTTAATGAAATGAAAAAAGGAAGATCCGTATTTTTAGACATTGAAAAAGTGGCTCATTTTCAACAAAAATTTCCTACGATTACGGCACTGTGTCGGAAGTATAAAATTCAACTGGACAAAAAACGAATACCTGTTACTCCCGGCGCACATTTTTTAATGGGTGGAATTGAAGTAGATGGTTATGGACAAACAAGCGTTGAAGGATTGTATGCCGTGGGGGAAGTTTCTTTTACAGGCGTTCATGGAGCAAATCGTCTAGCAAGCAATTCATTGTTAGAGTGTCTTGTATTTGGAAAACGGACAGGGCGTCATATTTTACATAAAGCGAGAACGATATCTCGTTATCCCCCCGTCCGTTACGTGTATAAAGGCATGCCTAAAATACTGCCTGCCACAAAACAAATTCAGCATAAGATGATGGATTGTGTAGGCATCATTCGTCATGAAAACGAATTGGCTACTATTGTGCATGAATTCACAAATCATCTGGATGGAATACCTCTTGACCAAGAAGTTATATATTCGAGGGAAGCAGCGACCATCTGCAATATGCTAACTGCAGGTCTGCTTATTGCTGAGTCCTCTCTTGCAAGAAAAGAAAGTAGAGGAGGTCATTACCGAAGTGACTTTCCGCATGAAAAGCAAGAATGGGAGCATAAGCGAATTATTAAGCAGTCTGCTATTTCAACAAAACAATCATTGATTTTATAA
- a CDS encoding BofC C-terminal domain-containing protein, with translation MKKVIHQAAFLMIVSIVLCIMPYRADANEKEPMTLFLERVYVDGVISQEMIKSPSMTKKQLMKKYKNWRLLKETDQELVFRTSIDDISPILKENGYVGLSVNGILSAFEGKPAASQHIIQSFFQIDIKRLESYQHEQLKKGIRVQSKDEYLSLINFYKIYQLQQRPLSIKQPFFSMVK, from the coding sequence GTGAAGAAAGTCATTCATCAAGCAGCTTTTTTAATGATAGTAAGTATTGTGCTTTGTATAATGCCATACCGTGCAGATGCGAATGAAAAGGAGCCGATGACATTATTTCTTGAGCGCGTGTATGTGGATGGAGTTATAAGTCAAGAGATGATCAAAAGCCCTTCTATGACGAAAAAACAATTAATGAAAAAATATAAAAATTGGCGACTGCTTAAAGAAACGGATCAAGAGCTAGTTTTTAGAACAAGCATAGACGATATTTCACCTATTTTAAAAGAGAACGGTTATGTAGGGCTTTCTGTTAACGGTATTCTCTCAGCATTTGAAGGCAAACCAGCTGCGTCGCAGCATATTATACAATCGTTTTTTCAAATTGACATCAAAAGGCTTGAGAGCTATCAGCATGAACAATTAAAGAAAGGTATTCGCGTTCAATCAAAAGATGAATATCTTTCCCTCATTAATTTCTATAAAATCTATCAGCTCCAGCAGCGGCCGCTTTCAATCAAGCAGCCGTTTTTTAGTATGGTAAAATAA
- the nadA gene encoding quinolinate synthase NadA: protein MSLLQTLQQQTLPAKYTELTENEMKRRVLEIKKKLGSKLFLLGHHYQKDEVYEFADAVGDSLQLAQIAAENREAEHIVFCGVHFMAETADILTAENQKVILPDMRAGCSMADMATIQQTEKAWPVLQDLFGDTIIPLTYVNSTAAIKSFVGEHDGATVTSSNAKNMVEWAFSKKERILFLPDQHLGRNTAYDLGVGLDEMAIWNPIEEILEYEGDINNIKVILWKGHCSVHENFTVKNIDYLREKQPEMNIIVHPECSYEVVQKSDYAGSTKYIIDTIEKAPSGSKWAIGTEMNLVKRIINSHPDKEIVSLNPYMCPCLTMNRIDLPHLLWALESIEEGTEVNQIKVDKHTAQGAIKALTNMLERA from the coding sequence ATGAGTTTATTACAAACGCTTCAGCAGCAAACGCTCCCCGCTAAATATACGGAGCTCACAGAAAATGAAATGAAAAGAAGAGTACTAGAAATCAAGAAAAAGCTCGGAAGCAAATTGTTTCTGCTCGGCCATCATTATCAAAAAGACGAAGTGTACGAGTTCGCGGACGCGGTAGGAGACTCCTTACAGCTGGCTCAAATAGCAGCTGAAAATAGAGAAGCTGAGCATATTGTGTTTTGCGGCGTTCACTTCATGGCAGAAACAGCTGATATTTTAACAGCTGAAAATCAAAAAGTCATTTTACCCGATATGCGAGCTGGCTGTTCAATGGCTGATATGGCTACTATTCAGCAAACAGAAAAGGCATGGCCTGTCTTACAGGATCTTTTCGGAGATACGATTATTCCGCTTACGTATGTGAACTCTACAGCTGCAATTAAATCTTTTGTAGGTGAACATGATGGAGCAACAGTAACATCTTCAAATGCAAAAAATATGGTGGAGTGGGCATTTTCTAAAAAAGAGCGCATTCTCTTTTTGCCAGATCAGCATTTAGGCAGAAACACTGCTTATGATTTAGGTGTTGGACTAGATGAAATGGCTATTTGGAATCCTATTGAAGAAATACTTGAATATGAAGGGGATATAAACAACATCAAGGTGATTCTATGGAAAGGTCACTGTTCTGTGCACGAAAATTTCACGGTTAAAAATATTGATTATTTACGCGAGAAGCAGCCTGAGATGAATATTATTGTTCATCCGGAGTGTTCTTATGAAGTGGTGCAAAAATCAGATTATGCAGGTTCTACAAAATATATTATTGATACAATTGAAAAAGCTCCTTCAGGCTCTAAATGGGCTATTGGCACGGAAATGAACTTAGTGAAACGGATTATCAACAGTCATCCGGATAAAGAAATTGTTTCGCTTAATCCCTATATGTGTCCTTGTTTGACGATGAACCGAATTGATTTGCCTCACTTGCTGTGGGCTTTAGAAAGCATAGAAGAAGGAACAGAAGTGAATCAAATCAAAGTGGATAAACATACAGCACAAGGAGCGATCAAAGCGCTAACGAATATGTTAGAACGAGCATAA
- a CDS encoding phosphotransferase, whose product MKIDYYTRDDFNLNRLFLYLKKRDIHVETYRMKKPHVIIADTNKGKKVIKAYRDKSKIEHVYHFLSQIQQGYAVNFEAYPEGELYIKDRHLYWAMMPFVKQVKEVTYESFQDREEVLQTLIRYHGEVHKKKLAAYTKLSEYDLILKWKKRLSSFRETSHIFREFNQFHVYKDIVTWGEKALVLMERFKDSGLNCSIIHGDVASHNFLKTNHLGIVMIDFDLSAKAPALYDYVQLVQRFLPYVQWSMKELLQHSKIKELSKQRFFLASLLFPSMLMRNWNINVSALSWANRQRLMQQSVEEWSQRTHFYRVIYQHLQNLHDM is encoded by the coding sequence ATGAAGATTGATTATTATACACGAGACGATTTTAATTTAAATCGTCTCTTTCTCTATTTGAAAAAAAGAGATATTCACGTTGAGACCTATCGTATGAAAAAGCCTCATGTCATCATAGCGGATACGAATAAAGGAAAAAAAGTAATAAAAGCATACAGAGACAAAAGTAAAATTGAACATGTTTATCATTTTTTATCTCAGATTCAACAAGGGTATGCTGTTAATTTCGAAGCTTACCCAGAAGGTGAACTTTATATAAAGGACCGTCATTTGTACTGGGCGATGATGCCTTTTGTTAAGCAAGTAAAAGAGGTAACGTATGAAAGTTTTCAGGATCGGGAAGAAGTATTACAAACATTGATCCGCTATCATGGAGAAGTTCATAAAAAGAAACTAGCCGCGTATACAAAGCTTTCTGAGTATGACCTTATTTTAAAATGGAAAAAGCGGCTTTCCTCTTTTCGAGAAACCTCACATATATTCAGGGAATTTAATCAATTTCATGTATATAAAGACATTGTGACTTGGGGAGAAAAAGCTTTAGTCTTAATGGAACGTTTCAAAGATAGTGGGTTGAACTGTTCCATTATTCACGGTGACGTTGCTTCACATAATTTCTTGAAAACAAACCACTTGGGTATTGTTATGATTGATTTTGACTTATCGGCTAAAGCTCCTGCTCTTTATGACTATGTTCAGCTTGTGCAGCGCTTTTTGCCTTACGTCCAGTGGTCGATGAAAGAACTACTTCAACACTCGAAAATAAAAGAATTAAGCAAGCAGCGTTTTTTTCTTGCTTCTTTACTATTTCCATCGATGCTGATGAGAAACTGGAATATAAATGTCTCTGCTTTATCATGGGCAAATCGCCAAAGGTTAATGCAGCAATCAGTAGAAGAATGGTCACAGCGTACACATTTTTATCGAGTGATTTACCAGCACTTACAAAACCTACATGACATGTAA
- a CDS encoding YsnF/AvaK domain-containing protein produces MRMNKRVVGTFFSEKEALDVINNLKRQGYRETDIMVISNSKSNTFQIGHDTNVIIEAGSPAVSSLAGVMMDNFFTMMTGGMGLKQGNGLKSKLIRMGIPDFSAVQCETDVAAGKILILIDAVSSEQTPAYGTYTEHNEHRAVQLREEKLDVLKERVQVGEVKLHKKVIEEERTVHVPVTREEFYIERRPVVDGDYNAGPLTEDEIIRVPIMEERVEITKRPVIVEEVIIGKKLIQETKEWTETIKKEEASVEPDGLASPEVYENMMNYTDHTYAQVSAALASDVEAEYENSQTTNNEKPNTQANETSSSAKNVKNTKSVATAPADTKKREGRLKQNETNAQKEEAESKTTNKSASNKKN; encoded by the coding sequence ATGAGAATGAATAAACGTGTAGTCGGAACTTTTTTTTCAGAGAAAGAAGCTTTAGATGTTATCAATAATTTAAAGCGTCAAGGTTATCGAGAAACAGACATTATGGTTATTTCTAACAGTAAAAGCAATACATTTCAAATAGGTCACGATACAAATGTAATTATTGAAGCTGGTTCACCTGCCGTAAGTTCATTAGCTGGCGTCATGATGGATAACTTTTTTACCATGATGACAGGCGGCATGGGGCTCAAACAAGGAAACGGCTTGAAATCAAAATTAATCCGCATGGGCATACCAGACTTCTCAGCCGTGCAGTGCGAGACAGATGTAGCTGCTGGTAAAATTCTAATCTTGATAGATGCCGTAAGCTCTGAACAAACTCCAGCGTACGGAACCTATACGGAACACAACGAGCATAGAGCCGTCCAACTACGTGAAGAAAAATTAGATGTCTTAAAAGAACGCGTCCAAGTCGGTGAAGTAAAACTCCACAAAAAAGTAATAGAGGAAGAAAGAACTGTACACGTTCCTGTTACGAGAGAAGAGTTTTATATTGAACGTCGGCCTGTAGTTGACGGAGACTATAACGCTGGGCCACTTACAGAAGATGAAATTATTCGTGTTCCAATCATGGAAGAACGAGTGGAAATAACCAAACGACCAGTTATTGTTGAAGAAGTAATTATAGGAAAAAAACTTATTCAAGAAACAAAAGAATGGACTGAAACAATTAAGAAAGAAGAAGCAAGCGTAGAACCTGATGGACTCGCGAGCCCTGAAGTATACGAAAATATGATGAACTATACAGACCATACTTACGCTCAAGTTTCTGCAGCTCTAGCAAGCGACGTGGAAGCTGAATACGAAAATAGTCAGACAACTAACAACGAGAAGCCAAACACACAAGCTAATGAGACAAGCTCTTCTGCAAAAAATGTAAAAAATACAAAGAGTGTCGCTACGGCACCAGCAGATACGAAAAAAAGAGAAGGTCGCCTCAAACAAAATGAAACTAACGCTCAAAAGGAAGAAGCGGAATCCAAAACAACAAACAAATCTGCTTCTAACAAGAAAAATTAA
- the ruvB gene encoding Holliday junction branch migration DNA helicase RuvB produces the protein MDDRIVTGDVLGEEEIIEQSLRPQTLQQYIGQHKVKSHLDIFIKAAKMRSETLDHVLLYGPPGLGKTTLATIIANEMGVQIRTTSGPAIERPGDLAAVLTSLEPGDVLFIDEIHRLNRSVEEVLYPAMEDFCLDIVIGKGPSARSVRLDLPPFTLVGATTRAGLLSSPLRDRFGVLSRLEYYQEEDLASIVERTAAILDVEIDEKATFEMARRARGTPRIANRLLRRVRDFAQVKGDGAITERLANEALEMLQVDRLGLDHIDHKLLRGIIEKFRGGPVGLDTISATIGEESHTIEDVYEPYLLQIGFLQRTPRGRIVTPLVYDHFQLEVPDQ, from the coding sequence ATGGACGATCGTATTGTAACGGGAGATGTTCTTGGTGAAGAAGAAATCATCGAGCAGAGTTTGCGGCCGCAAACCTTACAGCAGTATATTGGTCAGCATAAAGTAAAATCCCATCTGGACATTTTTATTAAAGCTGCCAAAATGCGAAGCGAAACGTTAGATCACGTGCTCTTATATGGTCCTCCAGGATTGGGGAAAACAACCCTTGCTACTATTATCGCTAATGAAATGGGCGTGCAAATCCGAACGACCTCAGGGCCAGCCATTGAGCGTCCAGGCGACTTAGCCGCAGTTTTAACCAGCTTAGAGCCTGGAGATGTGCTTTTTATTGATGAAATTCATCGATTAAATCGTTCGGTTGAAGAAGTACTATACCCAGCAATGGAAGATTTCTGTTTGGATATTGTTATTGGAAAAGGACCGAGTGCACGCTCCGTCCGTCTGGATTTGCCTCCGTTTACGCTAGTAGGTGCAACGACAAGAGCCGGGCTTTTATCTTCTCCTTTGCGTGATCGCTTCGGCGTTTTAAGCCGTTTAGAATATTACCAAGAAGAAGATCTTGCTTCGATAGTAGAAAGGACAGCCGCTATTTTAGATGTAGAGATTGATGAGAAAGCTACGTTTGAGATGGCTAGGCGTGCTAGGGGAACTCCGCGTATTGCGAATCGCTTGCTTCGAAGAGTCAGAGATTTTGCTCAGGTCAAAGGAGACGGAGCCATAACCGAAAGGCTTGCCAACGAAGCATTAGAAATGTTGCAGGTGGACCGTTTAGGTCTTGATCATATTGACCATAAATTATTAAGAGGGATTATCGAAAAATTTAGGGGCGGACCTGTAGGGTTAGACACAATATCGGCTACTATTGGTGAAGAGTCTCACACAATTGAAGACGTATACGAGCCGTATCTATTGCAAATCGGCTTTTTGCAGCGGACGCCGCGAGGACGAATCGTGACGCCTTTGGTTTATGATCATTTTCAGCTGGAGGTGCCTGATCAGTGA
- the safA gene encoding SafA/ExsA family spore coat assembly protein — MTLKIHIVQKGDTLWKIAEKYGVNFEELKKANSQLSNPDMIMPGMKIKVPTSGVPVQKEGAPSPGIKEMPKVQHPYSDQSTKAYPVTEIDESPDEKKSANQPAQTPFMQPIKEAPIAQPKKEAPIAQPKKEAPIAQPKKEAPVAQPKKEAPIVQPKKEMPVAPKLPKLKPIAPEIDINNYYTVNMAMQAPKKEAPKELPKHESPESPEMESIEMPPQMPCYPIMPISPVMPGCGFNYMPCHPPMYAPQPYPMPMYQQAPMYHHGYEHESFEEHAMGAHMAPMPMYPMMPHSCYGPVQCSPCPPPWGYQQPVYPAYHQAPMYPQVQGAMTGGHYESSSDGFGNAPYHYGQQYAPQQQGDCGCGEPRPDDYAPQQPYPQYQQQVPYGFQDPRAPYPAPYGMIGVPPYPAFDPNAFSIPEYDEYDEDED; from the coding sequence ATGACGTTGAAAATCCATATCGTTCAAAAAGGGGATACCCTTTGGAAAATCGCTGAAAAGTATGGGGTTAATTTTGAAGAGTTAAAAAAAGCGAATTCTCAATTAAGCAATCCAGACATGATCATGCCTGGAATGAAAATTAAAGTGCCGACAAGCGGAGTGCCTGTTCAAAAAGAAGGAGCTCCTTCACCTGGTATAAAAGAAATGCCTAAAGTTCAACACCCTTATAGTGACCAATCCACAAAAGCTTATCCAGTAACGGAAATTGATGAAAGTCCGGATGAGAAAAAGTCAGCTAATCAGCCTGCTCAAACACCGTTTATGCAACCGATAAAAGAAGCACCAATTGCGCAGCCAAAGAAAGAAGCACCGATTGCTCAACCGAAAAAGGAAGCGCCGATTGCGCAGCCAAAGAAAGAAGCACCGGTCGCACAGCCTAAAAAAGAAGCACCAATTGTGCAGCCTAAAAAAGAAATGCCAGTTGCGCCAAAGCTTCCTAAATTAAAGCCAATTGCACCTGAGATTGATATTAACAATTATTACACCGTTAATATGGCGATGCAGGCTCCAAAAAAAGAAGCACCAAAAGAACTGCCTAAGCATGAATCGCCAGAAAGTCCTGAGATGGAGAGTATAGAAATGCCTCCTCAAATGCCATGTTACCCAATCATGCCGATATCGCCTGTGATGCCAGGCTGCGGATTTAATTATATGCCGTGTCATCCGCCAATGTATGCACCGCAACCATATCCAATGCCAATGTATCAACAGGCTCCAATGTATCATCACGGTTATGAACACGAATCGTTTGAAGAACATGCGATGGGCGCTCACATGGCACCGATGCCAATGTATCCAATGATGCCACACAGCTGCTATGGACCGGTACAATGTTCTCCTTGTCCGCCTCCATGGGGATATCAGCAGCCCGTTTATCCGGCCTATCATCAAGCACCGATGTATCCACAAGTACAAGGAGCTATGACAGGTGGCCATTATGAAAGTTCTTCCGATGGTTTTGGAAACGCGCCTTACCATTATGGGCAGCAATATGCGCCACAGCAGCAAGGAGACTGCGGATGCGGTGAACCAAGACCTGACGACTATGCACCACAGCAGCCTTATCCACAGTACCAACAGCAGGTACCTTATGGCTTTCAGGACCCAAGGGCACCCTATCCAGCCCCATATGGCATGATTGGTGTACCTCCGTATCCTGCGTTTGATCCAAATGCATTTAGTATTCCAGAATACGATGAGTACGACGAAGATGAAGATTGA
- the ruvA gene encoding Holliday junction branch migration protein RuvA: MFDYIKGTVTYINPEYVVIENNGIGYQVFTPNPYVFSIDEQPKTVYTYQYVREDVIALYGFASREQKDLFMKLISVSGIGPKGGLAILASGNPAQVVQAVEEEDEKFLVKFPGVGKKTARQMILDLKGKLHDIVPDAVPSLFADLDAQEVKSQSSEALDEAIEALKVLGYAEREIKKIVPALMKETMTTDQYIKEALKRLLKQ; the protein is encoded by the coding sequence TTGTTTGATTATATCAAAGGCACTGTTACATATATAAATCCTGAGTATGTAGTAATCGAAAACAACGGGATAGGCTATCAAGTCTTTACGCCGAATCCATATGTATTTTCAATTGATGAACAACCAAAGACGGTTTACACCTATCAATATGTAAGAGAAGATGTAATTGCACTTTACGGGTTTGCTTCCCGAGAACAAAAGGATTTATTTATGAAGTTAATTAGCGTGTCAGGAATCGGCCCAAAAGGCGGTTTAGCTATTTTAGCGTCAGGTAATCCAGCGCAGGTTGTCCAAGCTGTGGAAGAGGAAGACGAGAAGTTTTTAGTTAAGTTTCCAGGAGTAGGTAAAAAAACAGCTCGACAGATGATTCTAGATTTAAAAGGAAAGCTGCATGATATTGTACCAGATGCCGTCCCTTCTTTATTTGCAGATTTGGACGCACAAGAAGTCAAATCTCAAAGTTCAGAAGCCCTCGATGAAGCGATTGAAGCACTTAAAGTATTAGGTTATGCAGAAAGAGAAATCAAAAAAATTGTTCCGGCTTTAATGAAGGAAACGATGACAACGGATCAGTATATTAAAGAAGCGCTAAAACGATTATTGAAACAATAA
- the nadC gene encoding carboxylating nicotinate-nucleotide diphosphorylase, with amino-acid sequence MNTLKLQKLLQSFFIEDIGDGDITCEAIFSPSDQGKAVFTAKQSGIIAGVELIKEGFHLIDPNVKVNFEKKDGDVLKPGDKIATVSGSVRSILTGERVILNLLQRMSGIATMTHKAVALLGSSHTRICDTRKTTPGMRMLEKYAVRAGGGYNHRFGLYDGVMLKDNHIAHAGSILDAVVKVREQVGHMVKVEVEIENKSQLLEAIEAGADVIMFDNCSPEVIKGWIPLVPAHIVTEASGGITLGTLHSFRDSGVDYISLGALTHSAGSIDISLDLLTERGTENDEFITNASAANAPR; translated from the coding sequence ATGAACACGTTGAAATTACAAAAACTATTGCAGTCTTTTTTTATAGAAGACATTGGAGATGGAGATATAACCTGTGAAGCTATTTTTTCTCCGTCTGACCAAGGGAAGGCTGTGTTCACGGCAAAGCAATCAGGTATTATTGCAGGAGTGGAATTGATTAAAGAAGGATTTCATTTAATAGATCCTAACGTGAAAGTGAATTTCGAGAAAAAAGATGGAGATGTTCTTAAGCCTGGAGATAAAATAGCTACCGTTTCAGGATCCGTGCGATCTATTTTGACCGGTGAACGGGTAATCTTAAACTTACTTCAAAGAATGAGTGGCATTGCCACGATGACGCACAAAGCCGTAGCGCTGCTTGGCAGCTCACATACGCGTATATGTGACACGCGAAAAACAACGCCTGGTATGCGAATGTTAGAGAAGTATGCCGTTCGTGCTGGAGGAGGTTATAATCATCGTTTTGGATTGTACGATGGCGTCATGTTAAAAGATAACCATATTGCACATGCAGGATCTATTCTAGACGCTGTTGTGAAAGTAAGAGAGCAGGTTGGACATATGGTTAAGGTGGAAGTGGAAATTGAAAACAAAAGTCAATTGCTAGAAGCAATAGAGGCAGGAGCAGATGTTATTATGTTCGATAACTGTTCTCCAGAAGTCATTAAAGGTTGGATACCACTGGTTCCCGCTCATATTGTCACAGAAGCATCTGGTGGAATCACGCTTGGCACGCTCCATTCTTTTAGAGACAGCGGAGTGGACTATATTTCACTTGGAGCTTTAACGCATTCAGCAGGGTCTATCGATATCAGCTTGGACTTATTAACAGAAAGGGGAACAGAAAATGATGAGTTTATTACAAACGCTTCAGCAGCAAACGCTCCCCGCTAA